From the genome of Candidatus Zixiibacteriota bacterium:
ACCGCGAAGACCGTCGGTAATATTTAAAACCAGCTTCTCGCGGATGCAGGGAAACGCCAGCACCTCGGTACAGACATCGAAAAAGAGCGGTTTATGAAGCCTGCCGGTATTGCAGATTGCGCCGTAGCCGAGGTTCTTGGTAGCCATGGAAATCCCGTTGCCGGTGTTCTTAAACACTGGCACATTGATGATTTTCGTGAGTTTCTCCGTCAGCAGTTTTCCAAAATACGAATACCTGGTGTTGAAGACATGCTGATTGAGGTACTGCTGATCCTGCGGAGCGTCGACATCGGCCCAGTAATAGTTTTTCTGATCGAAGTTCGCTTCGGAGAGGTGATGACCGTTCTCATCCAGCCATCCCGAATCATCCTCAGCCTCACCCATATAGGCCGCCTCATCCATAGTCTGTAAGCCGACAATTCCTACTTTGGGAAAACGTTCGGAGGTGTAACCGGCATCGGCCAGCATATAGTCGAAGCGATCCCAGATGATGATATTTTCCCGCCTGACTCCGCCCTCTTCGAGCCACCTGATAATCTCATCTACCAGCTCCAGACGGGTATTGATCAGTCCCGCACCGACCGGGTTGACCTTGATCCCGACTACA
Proteins encoded in this window:
- a CDS encoding DUF362 domain-containing protein, yielding MNGRWDINRRDFLKQGAAASAGVLVGGMVLGNPGLWAQAGEKQKPPPKPKTNLEDALKVPRGKYSLPGEFPGKSVEVYSEKVLQDGNINSAALAPMFTAGIESLTGVRQDEAQGLFFNSDDVVGIKVNPVGAGLINTRLELVDEIIRWLEEGGVRRENIIIWDRFDYMLADAGYTSERFPKVGIVGLQTMDEAAYMGEAEDDSGWLDENGHHLSEANFDQKNYYWADVDAPQDQQYLNQHVFNTRYSYFGKLLTEKLTKIINVPVFKNTGNGISMATKNLGYGAICNTGRLHKPLFFDVCTEVLAFPCIREKLVLNITDGLRG